The following is a genomic window from Branchiostoma lanceolatum isolate klBraLanc5 chromosome 10, klBraLanc5.hap2, whole genome shotgun sequence.
tcctttatatactgctcaatcaggccaacaggacagtatagcattgtggctacaagaaagaaatgagcaacaaaagcaacactatacattgtacaaacacacacacacttaacgATACAACATTCtaacccacgctcatgcacactgacacacataaccacaaatacattgtacattgtatgcaagcacatgcattcaggtacattctagtctaaatgtgagacatatgttttgaattttgtcaaacaaaggctctctcattccctagctgtcctatgcaacttccagtttatttccccttgaacctcttccctaaaatcctaattgtatactgagtacttagaagtttgtttatgataaatggcttttctaccagtcttgctgcaactacccccccccccacctgccatatgatcagctgttaccttccctctagcccacccacagcttgacccagatcctcttcaaggaaattccataagaggccaaacccccatgcacagccttgaggtccagaaagggtagatgctgaggtagcccaccccactagcccacccctgtagacctccccatcgaatccgcaaaccctgCCTAGGAAGGGGAGCATATTGTCATAACTTGGCTCCTGTGTGCaggtgtgaacttgatgttgtcatctagtTGGTTTATGTGGTCAGTCGTCCGCCACTCTCTTTtttagcctacaccaagtgtcgtcCACATAGCGGAACCAGTTGGCTGGGGGAGTGTCactgaaagtactgagggctttgttctcaaaattCTCCATATATAGGTTCACTACAATGGGTGATACCAGtgatcccatagcacagccgtgcagttgctggaaaaactgttgtttgtaagtgaagtatgtgcaccCTAGGCAGAGGTCTCTAAGCAGTTCACAAAGGTGGTCCACAGAAAGGTTGGTTCTATCTGCAAGTGTATGCAAGGGTATGCAAGTGAAAAGCGAGCACATCATATGAAGTGATTATTTAGTCTTCTGCTACCTTGATCGCTACACAATAGTTTTTGCCATGTCTCTGACATCGAAATCTGTTGTGTAGCGATTTGAGTTACTTCAGACAACAAACCCTGGCTAACGAAGAGATCCAGATTGAATGCTGGGCACACTGAAGCACAGCCGGCTATCATAGTATGAACTTGAAGAGTCTTACAATCAAACAAAGGAATTGTATTGAGCAATATGTAAAATATTAGGAAAGGTATCGATGAAACCTAGAAGTGTTTTCTTTGGTACTCTGTTATTTGTGATAAACAGCCCATGGTGAGTGAAACAGGAAATGAATATCAGATGTGGGTCACTGTGACTCACATTACAAATAACAACCTGACAAAGGGGCAAGTCTAGACATGATCTCTGACCACGTGGCATGGCAGAACTGAGCTTTACAAAAAGCAAGTAAAAGTTAAACACAGATTTAAATCAGGGGTAAATCTCACTGTAAAGAGTCAGTATTCTCAAATGTAtggtatatgtacatttttgaatTCATTTGTTGAATTTCAAAGCACTGTTgaccccggttaggggtcacagcggggaacctatgcccaatttttcaatattaataTAAGTACATTTTTTTGAAGTGGCGAGGAAggttataatttgaacaagatgtgtacagttattctgttcaatatttatataCTCAACTGGTATGGCCCTCGGGCATGATGGAATAAAATTAACCTACgactacctgcttatcatcttcttttcCTCGGACAGAAGTAGCTTGGACATGGTTTACCTGTCAACTTcgtaattttccggggggtatgtttattccggggggtatgtttattagattttgaagatttgttcaGGGGGTACTTTAATTTATTCTGAGgcgtatgtttatttgggagatgagagtattaGTAAATCTATATTTAGATGTTTAGTCTGAAAAGTTGCTATGTCAGGCGGAGTATGTATGCATAGCAAAAGCAGTTACATACCGACTATATTTTGCAAGTTTTGGCGGCGCCTCagtggcgagccaaatggtatagtattgtgtgcagtttgcaaacattctaggaattgcacaggcatttgtccacaggcattttaagccaatagaatgtttggaatgttagtcagcagtatAAAGGATAGAAAGCCATGCAGACCCCCTGGGGACAGAAAACCTAGACAGGCAACCACATCTGTGGACCAGATGtgtcaggcttatgtatacatgaccactCAGatccatttatctatttctgtattcttttactagggtagctccctcagtggcttggcacAGATTGTCAGGGAGGCCCTAGgcctgtgagtgtgtttgtatttgtggcaGAACAGGTaatcatcagcccttttcgttggaaatcctgtatgaacagcaccacccatcagtgccctaagcagggtacagtaaaaattaaaacaacatctctggtatgtttggatgtttggTTTTGTCATCCAGGTTCCCTTGGGTAGTCTagtatgtttggatgttagccCCCTATGACCTCAGGTCCTGGAATGGTGGAATGTGGGTCATCCATGCCCCTTCTGGTATTCCATTGGTATCTAGGTCAGGGGTACCCCAGGAATGCAGAGGATAGAATGAGTATCATGCAGCTATTTTTAGAtcgtacatgtaggtcctgcagtgtttggaatgttagccAGCAGGAAGTTCCTGGCATGAATTCCTAAGCtactacgtatacatgtagtaacatcgTGCCTATTCACCTTCCTGATGTCTATGGGGCATGAGCCatgtgtctgtatttgtccaacagaacaggtactcatcgcccttttcgttagaaatcctGTGTGAACAGCACCACCTTTCTCAgtatcagtgccctaagcagggtacagtaaaaatgaaaacaacaacaactaccatCGCCATGgcgatgtattttttttcagtgccaatcttgttcaaattgcaagtaaaattttgcaagtaacccaaaaaaagtatttcaatccctgcaagtagaaatgcaaaataaaagcCGGGAAATGCAAAAATGTGAATGACATTGGCTGAGCCAATATtggccatgctatcattggttgaactttGTGATATACAATCAGGATTGGTCCATTGTACTATAATTGTTTCCCATTGATATAGTACAGCAAAGAAGCCGTCCTTACCAGGCTGTTGTACTCTATACGCCTGCCCGTACTGTTCAGGCTTGTGTTGTGCGTATTGATACGTATACGCCGCCTGACCGTGGGCGTATTTTGAAGCGGCCTGGGTGACAGCGTACGCTCCCGTAGCAGCCTGGCTCGTCGCATACTGGCTGTGCGGGGTCTGACTGACTTGGTAGGCcgtctgtgattggctggtggcATAGGCAGCAGCCTGCTGTGATTGGCTGGCTGCATAAGCCGGCTGTCCTGATTGGCTGGAGGGGTAGTGACTTGGTTGGCTGACTGGATAGGAGTGATGTGATTGGTCGTGGGCATAAGTGGTGTGATGCTTGACTCCGTACGGATGCTGCCCATGGGGGGTGGGGCGGGGAGGGTAGACCTGCACAACAGGAGGGGAGGGGCTTCGCTGCCGCTTCAATGCTCCACCCTGCCAGAAGAAGAGAAAACTACATTACAACGAACTCAGATCTACACATCATAAATAGAGCACAATCATAGTAGCAATGAATTTCAAAGTCTTAAATTGTAAAGCTAATTTTTCTCTATTTTCTCTCTCACATCTAGAGTAAGtcaaaaatcaaaattcaaatggATTATTCTTCAATTCAAGTATCCACCAATTATATAATCAACCAAACATGCGGTTTTCCAGCACTTAACTATAGCCCCGACAATGCCCGGACTACAGCAAAAATCTGAAAAACCATTGTCCAAATAAGTTGACTGTTAAAACCCTGAAAATTGTAGGAGGGcctaattttcttttttgaatCGTTACATTCATAAGAAATCTCAAATTGCGCTGCAGGCCACTTTTTATGGAGGTTATGAGGGAGGAGGTCCAAGGTAAGATTGGAAAAATAAATATTGTATAGTTTAATCACAGTAATAGGCAACTGAATGACATACATGAGAAGTAGAGGGAGGTGTGTGTGTCTGGTATATGGCTGCCTTGGGATGTTCCACTGGCAGTGGTGTTCTAGTCTGGACAGGAACACCTGGGTTAGAAGGCAAAAGTTTTGACtccaattaaaaaaaactgtccACAAGGAAGTTATTAACAGGAGGCCAAAACCTTTTGGTCTGTTCTACAaatgaaagaaatacaaaattgtaTGAGATAGTTAACAGCAAATGTTTGTAATGGTAAAAAGTGGAACACCTATATTTCCATAAACCGTAGTGCAGTCACGGATATCCTAACACACtcacatactagtactagtatcacTCAGATATCTagactgatacatgtacattcaaataGTTTATCACACAATGTACATGAGAATGATACTGACCAGGCATGACCATATGTGCACCTGCTAGATGCATCCCCGACTGGTAGATGTGGTGGCCCATAGCAGCCATGTCACTGTAAGTATATTCAACATATTCATGAGATAGCCAATAGGGTTATGATATGACTTCTTTCTACTGCacacaagtacaaatgtactggATTGGATTGGAAGcatcacatttacatgtagatgatcacaaacatacagaaaactgttttgagttctCTGGGACTGCAGTACGTcaatgaaggtaagacatccaggtgactgtttcaaaattttacccagttgcttgaataactatttttcgtgtatcttattacctggatgtctaaccttcatcaacgtatccaCTATCTTTTGTCTGTTATTAAAAAGAATCTAAAGTCCAACAGATATCTACAGATCAATTCATAGTATCAAATAATAATACTTGTTGGATTTCTGACTCTTTTCAGCCACTGACAAAGGCTAGACCTGAAATGTCTGCTCGTCTACAAAATCTATTCAGTTCTTTGAGTAACTTTTCTATTGTGTAACCACCATAGTAACAAAATGTAAGATGGTGCCAACCATGCAGATAGTTCACAATTCACGGAATGGTATACAATGTCAGATAGAAAAGTCGAAAGTGAAAGGATGTTATGAATGATATGGtccttacatgtacctttgttcCCTCATCCTGGCCTTGCGTTTGTCCTCCTCGTTAAGAACTCTCTTCAGCTGGAGGAACAGCTGATGTTTCTCCTCCTGGAGGGTGTCTAACTTCTTCTGAAGCTTGGCAATCTGATAGTGCAGTGATGAAGAATATGATCACGAAGCCATCTTTCACAACAATAACTAAATGTCTCTTTAGATTTAGTTCAACTAGATTACAATGAATTATGAAAAGCATCCATCAACATCAAGCTACTAGAGATATCATAAGCAAAGTTCATGCAAATACAAATCTTACCCaagactgtctccagctttagatttttttttctgtctcattcattgtttgggagcacACGTTGTCActttttgctgttaaatctgtcattataAGTTTATAGTTTAAATTTTTATCCATTTCGTGTCCTGAAGCTTAAAATATTGGGACAGATGGAATaacttttttctgtcccaccAAGTAAATTCCCATGTCCCATCCCAGAGACAGCCCGGAATACACAAATTTCGTCACAGGGGGATTTTGCTATTGTCTATGTCATCCTGCACGTCTTTAAAAACATAGAAGACGTTCGAACGATACTCCCTGAACCCGGTGGAAGCAGGTGTTGGATTACAATCTGACTGGAAAGAACACGCAGAAGCGGTCTCCAGTAAGTCAAGGAAAGTACTAGGGTTGCTAAGCAAACTCCAACACAAGCTACCTTGTAAAGCCATGGAGATTGCCTACATCACTCTTGTGCGCACAAAGTTAGAATATGCTTCCATCCTTCTTAGTAACAACAGTACCACTGCCAGCAAGTCCCTTGAGCAAGTACAGTACCACGCCGGACGCCTCGTCTCAGGTGCGATGGCACGTACGCCACAAGGCAAACTCCTGGAAGAGCTAGAGTGGGATAGTCTTGCAGTCAGAAGAGACTACAACAGATTACTGATCATGCATAAACTAGTATCAGGTCCTATGCCATCCCATCTCAAGCTGTTGATTCCCACCACTAGAGACAGCCAAAGACCACTGAATCTTCGCCTACGGAACGACACACACCTGCATGTTCTTCACTCCAGAACAAATACGTACAAGAACAGCTTCGTACCGTACACCACACGTCTCTGAAATACTCCGAATAGCCTTCCGAAGGAAGTGAAGGAAGCCGCACCCTTCAACCAGTTCAAGCAGAAGTGTAGAAACCACATGTTCACAGCTCGACATCATCAGAAGTACTGCAGGCTTGGTGATTGCTGCAGCAACATTCTTGCTACAGACTCCGTATTGGCTGGTGTCAGCTCAACTCCATGCTGGCTAACTTCAACCTTACCATGGCCACCTCTGCACGCAGTGGCAAGACAATCACTTACCACAACTGTGTATCGTCTGGTGGAACGAGGCTTTTGGACGCCTTTTACACTTACATTCTATCAACATATCGATTCTAGGCACTTCCAGCAGTTCCTCCTAGCCTTTTTCTAtctaaatatatttttttagttAATTTCCAGACTCTGCAAACATTTCATTGGACATAACAGTTCACCCTTTTCTCtctatgacctctgacctcagaATGTACTTGCCTATTTTATCTTGTGTATATAATGATGACTAAACGATGTTAAATTGGATTGTAAAATTGACTTCATGATTGATAGTAGTGTTGTATAAgtagtgatgtgtaaattgccattgcttacatgtatgtatttgtctgtccctaaccgttgactctcaaacatcagctatgctgcctcgagagtcagtgtagtgtaccgtgacatttgacaatagataaatagatgaaaTACAATCTGACTGATTTACAGGAGATAAGTACTAAATAAGCCGCGAGGAAGGGGAATTATCCATCGACATTATATAGCGATATCCAGAAATGTGTGGGCGCCGGGCTCCTCACGGGAATACCCGTGACACGCCGGGCTATGTGACACCGGTCGGGGTTTGGGAATGTCGTTTCACCGCATTTTTACCGACGTGCGCGATGATATAGACAGTTTGTCAGCAAAGCCCCCCTATGAcgaaaccagtttgtgtggttaAATTGGTTTATTGTACCCACCTCTTCTTTAGTCTGTTCCAGAGTCATGGActcctgctgctgctgctgtctcCTCCTGTCCTCCTCACGTTTCCTCTCCAGGGCCTTGTCAGCCTCCTGCTCTTCTGCTCatggaaaacaaaaatgtcTTCTTGTTTTCAGAAAACATAGTTTTAAGTGGAAtaagacatgaaaaatgatttGCATTGTATTTGATCAAAGCTAGAGGGTAGGAATAAAACGAAAACAACATGTAACAAAGTAGTACAAGATGGCAAAAAGCAGAGAAGAAAACTTACCAACAATGGAAGACAAATAAATCATGCATACTTTTATATATATCCATTATTGTAGATGACCCAAATACTTCAAAAGTAAAACAGATAAGTGTAAATAGCTttaagtcatacatgtacctaggccgtgataacattcaatacAGGTGTTCCTGATCTGcgatattttgggttatcacataGGCTTCCACACGTACAATGAGCACATGTAGGCTTTCATAGGCTACAGGCTACTTGTATTAAATGTCGAGTGcgccactgtcaaaaatttgaataccagcTTCCGAAGTTGGgaattgctgttgttgttgcttgaacttgaagacaCAAAGTTCCTTCTTGAAGTTCCTTCTCGACGttaacttctggcacattttgcattgaaggctcgttctcaatgaaatgtgcaaaatagcgatttttaggttcgaaaatttgatcagctcattttccaagcacacggtcacctacctcattttttaggtaaacatctccttttatgatccccaaaatatgaCAGCTAATTTATCACGGGAAGTCACCAAAAATTTCTGAGCTTTGTttagatgtccttggagtttaccAATATTTTTGCgacaaaaatcttgaacatcagttaatcaaatatttcaattttgattaTGTcatgacatcgccttcaaaacctatagttgagaAGTCAGTATGTCTGCTAATACTTCTGTCAAATTTAGCGCCGTGTTGATgattataactgtttcatttaagaataagaatgtgtggaattgtttttgcatttcgacttgtttaGCAATTTAACAGAGACGGAATCTGCTAGTTCTTGCAAAATGTTCCATCCTCCGTTGATTCGAATTATTTacctcttacaacatctataacatacTCAATGTTGCGAAGTGAATGCGAACTGATACTGCTTAGGAGAAGTAAAGCACTTGGACCAGAGGGGGGATCGTGGAAAAACGGTTACATACTGTCGTCAAAAagcgtgttcaccagacgtaagtcgccaagttgtaattgatcgagTTCTGATTTCTTGGGACATACGGACTGGCAAACTATAATTGTTTAAGTAAATAAAAGGTACTTTTCTGCATCATGTGAACCTACCACGTAGATACGGTCAACGTATATTTCACAGTCTGGGCCACTGGGGCAAAAATGTCCGCCCATTTATCTCGTATTTTTCTCTCTTAAGCAGGCCAGAGTCACATAAATAAGGAACAAAACATTGATCGTACCAGTGTACTCAGTATGGCTACTCGTGTACTGAAATAGCATCTTCTTGACCTTTACAGTACGTGGGAGCAATGCCTTCTCTGATAACTTAACTGCTAGTAACCACAAAGAGCCAATTGTCTCATTTTCTGTTAAATTTCTGATCTGAGCGTTGAGGACAAATGAGTCGTACGCAGACGACTTACATATCATTTGTCCATCTGACAAAGCTCTGCAAACCTCATTTGTTGACGTTCTGATGCTGAAAGCGATATTCTGTTCAGCGAAAAATGAAGctaatatatatactgtatcaaATATGTT
Proteins encoded in this region:
- the LOC136443264 gene encoding G protein pathway suppressor 2-like isoform X4; this encodes MTLEQTKEEIAKLQKKLDTLQEEKHQLFLQLKRVLNEEDKRKARMREQRYIDMAAMGHHIYQSGMHLAGAHMVMPGVPVQTRTPLPVEHPKAAIYQTHTPPSTSHGGALKRQRSPSPPVVQVYPPRPTPHGQHPYGVKHHTTYAHDQSHHSYPVSQPSHYPSSQSGQPAYAASQSQQAAAYATSQSQTAYQVSQTPHSQYATSQAATGAYAVTQAASKYAHGQAAYTYQYAQHKPEQYGQAYRVQQPGDVKAYLLATTVSSAVLGYMPPQHGTPSQQAAYAEQQTHLRGMAPPQAVHPQQSQQALMPHPPQQQLHVPPQHKASLVSSAYPPRPQTRPGSPAAYQHATAFQQGATRHPPPHGTYLQQTRPGYYQ
- the LOC136443264 gene encoding G protein pathway suppressor 2-like isoform X3 produces the protein MPALLERPKLSQPMLAALKTHIMKEREKKRQEEQEADKALERKREEDRRRQQQQQESMTLEQTKEEIAKLQKKLDTLQEEKHQLFLQLKRVLNEEDKRKARMREQRYIDMAAMGHHIYQSGMHLAGAHMVMPGVPVQTRTPLPVEHPKAAIYQTHTPPSTSHGGALKRQRSPSPPVVQVYPPRPTPHGQHPYGVKHHTTYAHDQSHHSYPVSQPSHYPSSQSGQPAYAASQSQQAAAYATSQSQTAYQVSQTPHSQYATSQAATGAYAVTQAASKYAHGQAAYTYQYAQHKPEQYGQAYRVQQPGYMPPQHGTPSQQAAYAEQQTHLRGMAPPQAVHPQQSQQALMPHPPQQQLHVPPQHKASLVSSAYPPRPQTRPGSPAAYQHATAFQQGATRHPPPHGTYLQQTRPGYYQ
- the LOC136443264 gene encoding G protein pathway suppressor 2-like isoform X1, with translation MPALLERPKLSQPMLAALKTHIMKEREKKRQEEQEADKALERKREEDRRRQQQQQESMTLEQTKEEIAKLQKKLDTLQEEKHQLFLQLKRVLNEEDKRKARMREQRYIDMAAMGHHIYQSGMHLAGAHMVMPGVPVQTRTPLPVEHPKAAIYQTHTPPSTSHGGALKRQRSPSPPVVQVYPPRPTPHGQHPYGVKHHTTYAHDQSHHSYPVSQPSHYPSSQSGQPAYAASQSQQAAAYATSQSQTAYQVSQTPHSQYATSQAATGAYAVTQAASKYAHGQAAYTYQYAQHKPEQYGQAYRVQQPGDVKAYLLATTVSSAVLGYMPPQHGTPSQQAAYAEQQTHLRGMAPPQAVHPQQSQQALMPHPPQQQLHVPPQHKASLVSSAYPPRPQTRPGSPAAYQHATAFQQGATRHPPPHGTYLQQTRPGYYQ
- the LOC136443264 gene encoding G protein pathway suppressor 2-like isoform X2, with translation MPALLERPKLSQPMLAALKTHIMKEREKKRQEEQEADKALERKREEDRRRQQQQQESMTLEQTKEEIAKLQKKLDTLQEEKHQLFLQLKRVLNEEDKRKARMREQSDMAAMGHHIYQSGMHLAGAHMVMPGVPVQTRTPLPVEHPKAAIYQTHTPPSTSHGGALKRQRSPSPPVVQVYPPRPTPHGQHPYGVKHHTTYAHDQSHHSYPVSQPSHYPSSQSGQPAYAASQSQQAAAYATSQSQTAYQVSQTPHSQYATSQAATGAYAVTQAASKYAHGQAAYTYQYAQHKPEQYGQAYRVQQPGDVKAYLLATTVSSAVLGYMPPQHGTPSQQAAYAEQQTHLRGMAPPQAVHPQQSQQALMPHPPQQQLHVPPQHKASLVSSAYPPRPQTRPGSPAAYQHATAFQQGATRHPPPHGTYLQQTRPGYYQ